The following is a genomic window from Xenopus laevis strain J_2021 chromosome 2L, Xenopus_laevis_v10.1, whole genome shotgun sequence.
ATGCACTGGTTGCAGCAATTGCAACCAAACACCTGTAATTTAGAATCAGTGTTTTAGGTGACTGTTGAGTAATTTTAGGCCGATTTAGCAGCAGAACTGCTGTCATTTGGAAGGTTTTCGTGTTTCATTCAGGTCCTGCCACAACATCTCAAACATTGTATTATGATTCTTCTCAATAATACAGACTTGATTTTATGTTTCCGATAATTGTCTTaaaggttgttcatctttaaattagcttttaatatgatgtagagagtgatattctgaaacaatttgcagttggttttctttttttattattagtggtttttgagttatttagctttttattcagcagctctccagtttgcagttacagcaaatccaaattaccttagcaaccatacatgatttgaataagagattggaatatatataggagaggcctgaatagaaagatgactaataaaactcagcaataacagtacatttaaaaaaatttgtttttagatggggtcagtgatcagacgattcagcagtaacagtggAAGATGATGGGGCGCCTTTTTAGACCTGCACAATCGATGAGCCgaacaatatccaagtctactgcAAATATCAGTCAGCTAATCTCCCATATACACGCACTGAAGATCGCACTAAACAAAGTTTCGTACAATATTGtatgtgcgtctatggccaattAGTTATGCTTCAGCTCAGAGACAGGTGATTAGACATTCTCCTTGTGTTAGCCCAGTGTTTCTCAATTCCCAGCATACGTCAACCTTCATTGTATGTTGCAGTATGTTGGAGTCCAGCATCATACATGCACCAAGGTTTAGAAACATTTCATATAGAAGCTACAATGTAAGGGCAGGAAATGCTTTGTAAATAGAACCATGCATAAAGCATACAAAATAGGACCCTGCTTATCCTCTGAAATAATTCATTGTTTCGCCGAGATAGGATCAGCTTTTTCATATAAACGCAGACAGAGAAGGATGAAAAACTAACATCATGGTTCAAAGATAGGAGAAATTGTACTAAGAAAAGGGAGGAATGTAAAACACACAATACAGCTAGGTATCTGGACTAACACACAACTTCTCCTACCTTCTAAGATGTCTGTATATTGATCAGTGacaggagaaaaagaaagaaaaggataaGAGTAAAAACTCAGATAACAAAGAAGGTGAATATTGTATTTTAGTGAGAATGGTTATACATATTTATGAATGGAAATACATACCTGTAGATAAGAAATGCCCTTTGTAACCAAGTTACACCCAAATACATTACGGTGtatttaagaggaaaaaaaaaagagaatataaaatCAATTCAAGGCTTACCTATCTCTTCTTTGCAATTCTCTATTTCAATTTGTAGAGTATCTTCAATGTTTTCCTTCTGACACTGCTCGGCCTGAATTTGTTCTTTCAGGAAAAGGATTTCTGCCTTCAGTTTCTCTTCAAGGTGGTCTGCTGCAGTCCGGACACTAATAATATCCTCACGATATTTCAACACAAGATTCTGGAGCTCCTACAACCCATGGAATTAATTAAATCGTGCAAGGTAGAACACTGGGGGTAAGGCAAAGAAATGGGCACTGATACTgattcttatttaaataaataagaaggCTATACACCTCAGTGTATATTACCTCATTGGTATCAGGTAGGCTGAAATGCTCTGATTGTTGCAGGGAAACGTGCAAGCTGTGCTTTCCTTGTAGGCTCTCATTGTCTCTCTGTAGTCTCAACAGCTCCTCAGAGACTTGCTCACGAGAATGCATTAGCACAGCCTTAAAGAACAAATGCATGTTATCTAACTTAAATgggaactatggcgaaaatgaatatttaatataagcttcatcatactgaaataagaaactttaaatgttcaataaatcagaTCTTTCCTTGTAACTTGctttcaagaaaatatttttccagataacagtttgtttatatgcaCCGTAATAAAGCAGCAAATACAATTACGGCCATGAACTGAGTGCATTTTATAAGTGCTCAGTAGAAAGATGATCTGGCAGACCTGCTCTTAATGCATAAGCACATATAAACAACTAACTTAGAATGAAATTACCGTAAGGTTGGAACTTTAGAAGCCTGAGCCCTTCAAAATACATTGTCACAAAAGGACACAAAAACATATATAGCAGAGCAGTGTAAATGGTCATAGCTCATGAGCATGTGATTTTACAAAGTATCTCCAGGTGAATTGCAGAAAACACACActctgtgttttgttttcttcacTTGAATGGATCCAACATCCAATGAAGCCTTATCTGAAAACAATCACTTATATTCTGATAGATTACCATTTGGTCTTGAATATTTCTCTTTGCTTGCATGAAGGCCTGTTGTAAGTCAGCTAACAGAGTCTCAGACTGGTTAGTTCGGAGAGTAAGTGTTGATATCTAGTTCCAAACAGGAGAAGAAAATTATACACATTTCAGAAGACATAATTGTAACAACGACAAAGCTCTGTGCATGAATGTGCCTAAATAAAATAATGCTCAAAAATGATAAATGGCAACAAACTGAATATCTTAAGTACAGAGGGAGTAGCTGTGATTTGTGTAACTGGGTGACATTAagcagtggttttcagatttACCTTGTTTAAACCCCATTTGAGGCCGTACATTTGGCCATGCCTCCCTCAGATAAAAATGttacaaacatataaatatttctatatcTGCAGCTCAGCCACAGTTCAAAAAATAAAACGAGAACATTAAAGAAGTGTTCACACCAAATCTTACTCCAACTGCCCTTTATGCCCCTTGGGGTAGACAGACCCATTGTTTGGAaccactgccttaaagggataaaACCATAATTGAGAAAATTAAAGGATGTGTGAAGAAAAGCCAGCTTTTAgtcataaaaaaattattgtttactAAAGCTGATGTTTTCTTGCAGCCTTTGTGGCCACTTCTTAATTTAATCCAGATCCCTTATAATTATAAGTTCAGGCTCTTCTTCTCCCCTTCCAATACTTAAGATGGAGGTAAATATAAGTATTAGGCTTCTTGAATGCTGAACATCAATATACCTCTATAAAGAGATGTAGAAAGAAAAAGAGTCCGGAGATTTTTGGGTGATATACAATGTCATGCACATGCCTACCTTTCCCTGGTGTCAGGACAGTAAAAAGCTGAACACACCTGAGTACTTGTCTCCTCTGTATTTTGCTTCATATAATCCTCTAGATCCTTCTTCTCTTTTAGGGTTTTTTCCAGCTGATCATTTATTTGACGGAGCATAGATTGTAGTTTTTTAACCTTAACAATAGGAAAACAAACACAGCACCTCTAGTCAAAAGAGGCAATTGCAATAGATTTAATATGCATTTATCAAAAGAAAAACGTTTCTAAAATAGTGGTGCAGCACACTATTTTTTCCCAGGGGGGCATATTTTTTCCAAAAGGAGCACTGCCAGGAAGGAGGATGATGCcaaacatattggcacccccaagtaaatccTGCTTCTCTTGAAGTTTATCCCGAAGCTCCTATTAAGAAGATTGCAAACAACATATTTTTCTACATTACGTCTGCCACCAGAAAGAAATATTAGATCAAAATGCTAtgcaaaacacataaaatatttaactaaGAAGCCTATGTGTATATTTCTGTCCTTACTTGGTCTCTTATCTCTGCCTCCTGTGTCTGGATCCCCTGCAGTTGCTTCTCATAGTTTGAGCACATATCACAGCGCCTTCCCAGCTTATTCCCAGCTGTTTGGACCTAAAAGTAACAACAGAGGATTCTGAGATAAGAACACAACACTTCCTTGGACCATCTGTTTGCTGAAGGacagaaataatatttattttatatatttattttatatatatatatatatatatatatatatatatatatatatatatatatatatatatatatatatatatatatatatatatatatatatatatatatatatatatatatatatattagtaaataaaaaaagagctatttttttttacacaaatgtgTTTTTAGCTTACAATATGCAATTTATTATCAGCAGAGCAATCCAGTTAACAGAAAAGTGTTTCCGTGAAAGGGTTAGAGGTTAGGGTTCCCTGAAAggatttttgggttaccattCAAAGTTGTGTAAGGGTTGCAAGTGAAAGTGTTTTCCAAAAGGATTTTGGAGAAATCATAAGTGCTGCAACAGAGGCAGTTTAGAAAAGCAATATAATAATGTGAATCAATATATGCTACCAATATACTTATAACAAACATGTGAGCACCTATAGTAATCATCAGGTTGTCTCATCAAGTTATCTGAACTATAAGGTGACAACAAAAGAAGACTAAAAATCTGTTACAATCTGTTCAATATTCTGAACAAAACAGTTGATGATTTTACTTTGTTGCTCTTATCAATTATTTACTTGGTTCATTGCTGTCCAGTACTTAAACCATCATATTTTATCTAGAAGCTTACCTCTTTCTGAAGTAGGTTCCATTCTGTTTCACTAACAAGTCGATAACCAGATGGAGGAACATGCGTGCATTCCAGGGTCTGTGTGACACTTGAGAGCAGAGAAGCTGTTTCTTCTTGTTCAGGTGTCATTGCTTTGATAGCTTTTTCCTGATCTTTGGTTAACATAAATCCACTTGGCATGTGCAAAGAACCAAGGGAAGAGGTGTCAAAATTTTCAGAAACAGAATCCGCCCCAACTAATGGTCCAAAATCGGACTCGTCAAGGTTTCCAGCAGATTTTGCTTTGTTGTTGTAGCCCAGTGTTTTTGTTTGCATTGGTCCAGAAGCTCCCAAGCTGTCACTGGACTGAGCTCTTCGAAGTCCATCTTTAAACAAGTCATCTTGTTTATTAAAAGAATCCCCTTCATGTAACATAATGTCTGTATCTAATGAATGTATTGAGCTATGTAAACTGTTTAGTAGTTCctgaaaataaacaatttaagCAGTCTGAATTTGCTATGTCAATTCATCTACACAGTTAAACAttatagagttaaaaaaaatatataaaaaaacagatatgGGAACAAAGTAGTTTAAAATCAAAGTGTATcctatataaaatgaataattaggaaaaaaatggaacttAGAGAACACTTAAATCTTAGAACATTCAAAATAGCAGGACAACTGGCCCCAGACTTTCACTATAGCATATAATAGAAAAACTACTTCAAAAGGTTCAAAGGTTTTCACTTaggtttaattttaaataaataacctctTGCTTTAGATTTGGAAGTGATTCCTCCAGGATAACTTTTCtgcattcttcttctttttgcacggtctctttctcttttctttttctagttCTTTGCTCCTCTACCTAGGAACAAAACTGAGTTAATAAGTTCAAAGGGAAGGGATTAAAACCAGAATGGTCTGGTTAGAACATCTGTAAACTGTTAATTACAGTAATCTAAAAGTCTCTTTAGTGTAGCGCAAAAATAGGATCATACAATGGTGAAACCTGTCTAATCTGGCCTTAGAACCTGATGTAACAAAGTATGATCCAATTCCTGACCATAGAGCTAACTGATCTTGCCTTCTCCTGATTCCTTATCTATGCTGTATCCTGTGGGATGACCCCAATTACTACAGTATATCCTGATATTCACtttatcctttaaaggaccagtaacatcaaattttgtttttcaaagattcgttagtacataacgaaaaaataacaccaacacaaattaaaatttaaaatagcaaagcctttattaagaaataacttacagaaactccacttcctgtcctcttcagaaacggcgaaaaggcgaccatccttcctgcagcgctcgatttgtcctccctggctagctccaatattctactgacagcgtgtgaagtgaggtgaagagagttgaagctgcggatcaagaccctgcgggaccgacacatgaagacctttctgctgtaCGAGTGCAAGAAAACCAACTGGTGCAGGCAGCCAAAGATGCAGACAGTTTCCTGGGAGCAAGCGGTTCTCCCTCCACAGGCAGCGGAGCGCTGAGGTGTCACCCGGCTGACTGAGAAGAGAACCTGGCAGAGCGACTTCAGGAAAAACTCCGGTTCCGGTTGAGAGAAGCAGTCCTGATTCCGGATCTCTGTCCCCATGCCCTCCCGGTTGCACACAGTTGATCCCAGTATCTCCACAGCTCAGTGCGAGGGAAAGGACAGGGGGAGACTTACGGCCAGTCTGGAAGGCTTCGCATCGCGCCAGCACCGGGTGACTGCACATGTGTTCCATCCACCACACCAGCCCCTTCCTGCGCTTGGAGATAAAATCCTCCTCGAACCTCCCCGTGGCCTGTTTCTCCGGGATGCACGGCACCGAAACGATGGGAAACTTGTAGAGGAGACGCGCGTAGAGCCAGTCGAACTGTTTGTAGCGGCGGTGAACCTGCAGCCCCGTGTGACTGGGGAGGAGTCGGTGCGAGATGTAACTTTATGCCCTTGAACTTGGTCTGCTTCGTGGGCTCGTCTATGTTACAGTGGAACGGGTAGGGATTCTCCTGCCACTCAGGCCCGCCCGGCCCCTGCACCGGACACAGCTTGTCCCCGTTACACACGAACCCCGCCGCCTCCCCCAGTACGAAAGCCTCCCCGCCGCTCTTCACGAAGGCCGAGAAGCGGTTGAGGTTGCGGCTGACCGTGGCGGAGCCTTTGCCCGGGCCTTGTGAGGAGGCGATGGAGGCGGAGTAAGGGCCGGGCGGCAGGTCGGAGCGGGTGGATAAGTGGAATCTGCTGCTGCCGGAGCCTTCGTAGTCATGGTAACCGCCCGAGTAACTGCCACACGTCGGACCAGCTGGTTCCTCGGCCGCAGTGGAGCTACTGTCGTCTCATACTGGGATCAACTGTGTGCAACCGGGAGGGCATGGGGACAGAGATCCAGAATCAGGACTGCTTCTCTCAACCGGAACCCGAGTTTTTCCTGAAGTCGCTCTGCCAGGTTCTCTTCTCAGTCAGCCGGGTGACACCTCAGCGCTCCGCTGCCTGTGGAGGGAAAACCGCTTGCTCCCAGGAAACTGTCTGCATCTTTGGCTGCCTGCACCAGTTGGTTTTCTTGCACTCGtacagcagaaaggtcttcatgtgtcggtcccgcagggtcttgatccgcagcttcaactctcttcacctcacttcacacgctgtcagtagaatattggagctagccagggaggacaaatcgagcgctgcaggaaggatggttgccttttcgccgtttctgaagaggacaggaagtggagtttctgtaagttatttcttaataaaggctttgctattttaaattttaatttgtgttggtgttattttttcgttatgtactaacgaatttttgaaaaaaaaaatttgatgttactggtcctttaagcccaGAAACTCCAGTTTAAAATGTGTAAGGCCACATTACTTGTATGATCTGACAGGGCCACATTACTTCTACTGAAGATCTGCTGCTTATTCAAAAGTACTGGGTGGCTTTAAATTCATGGAAATTCTTGGATTCTACTTGGATTCAGTCTACTGTAAAATACATTCTTCTATGCAAAATATGAAAACTACTGGTCACCAAATGTAGAAAGCCGTGACTTTCCATCGTgattagaaataataaaaagtacaaggGGAGGGGAGGAATAAAAGGAGAGCAGGAAAGGTAGAAAGGTTATATTAAATGATGAGGAATATAACAAAGGTGATTAGATGGGAGGATGCAGGAAAGAAGCAGGTGCATTTTTAGACCGAATATGCTCTAGTTTAGctcttacagtcatatgaaaaagtttgggaacctctcttaATTCTTTGAGTTTTGCGTCTCATTGGCTGagatttcaaagtagcaacttccttttaatttaTAAGAGTTGCTTTGAGAATCCCATGCCGtcgctcttcagaggagagtgaaacagaagcacaacttgcaattggccaccttaattaCCTTTTCTCAtgtttggacacacctgcctatgaagttcgagagctaatccaaccaatctggtgttgccagtaatcagtattgagcagttacatgcattcaaattagcaaaattacaaggctacccaaatttttgctcagccagtttttcacatttgatttcatacaactgaatactgctttgctaaaaatctttgttcagaaaacaccccagtacgcagatgttcctgggaaattaacatcttgttttgttgaaagtggagtaaattattatgcaggctgagaggggatcccaaactttttcatatgacgtAGAAAGATTTTAAAACAGTGAAAGCTAGTGTAATGAACACACTCTGGCAGGTTACACAAACATATACATGCTTTTTTGCTGGTCTAATACCTGTtcaaaataatacttttttataGCGATTACACAAAACGTGGGCAATTCACACCtggtttttctttttgctttcttCTACTTGCCGAAGCTGCTCTGTAGTGAGAACAGCCTCCATGCGCTTCATGTCCTGCATCATTAAACGCTGGGATTCTAAAAACTGGTCATTTGCCTTTTGCCAGGTGTGTTTTAGCTGGTTGTGCTGCTGTCTCTCCTGTTCCAGAAGATGACAAACTAATCAAAGAAACCCAAAAAAACAGCAACATAAAGATATGTTAACATATGCAGATACAGGCGTCTATTAGGAGGGAATACATTCAATTCCAAATAACTTTTATGGCAAGCAAATGTAAGCCAACGTTCTCACAAATTTGGGTATTGTTATCCCCTGCATAGTTGAAATAAATTTCCCtacaaaatgttaaactgcttAGTAGAAACAAAATCTACTCTGTACAGCCCAATGTGTAGATGCCCTATGCAGTCAAATAAAGGGGTGCTGCGTGTGtgaaactattaaaaatattaaatgcatgTTAAAAAGCAGGAAAGAAAATGTGAAACCAGATTAAACAATTTGGACTATCTGAAGCATAACAAGTACTATCTGATTCAATGTTATTTAACCTGCAGGCAGAGTGCAGTGGCCGATCAGCCCTGTCTTTGTTACTGCATCTCTAGATAGTAGAGTGCTATTGCTTTGGCAGTAACTAACCTAACTAACTAACCTAAAAATGAAAACAGCCTCACGACTTTAGCGTAAGCTTATTCATAAAGAAAGGAAACCAACTTAAGTTGCACTCTCATTAAAAAAGAAGGCTAACCAGAGTCCTGCTAAAGTTTCATACAGAAGTGCTAAAAGCTTTTCCCTGCTGCTCAAATTGCACAAGGTATGCAGCACCTGATGCAGATTTTAGCCACCTCTTTTGGATTTGCCCTTAATgtttttctattcattcttaaTGAATTCCCTGAAGATGTATTTAATGGTATccacatatattttgttttaaacaaaaagGACTTGTTGCAAgatgtaagggctcttactcactggcgttctgacctgcgctcccctgcgttccgttttttggcattcagccgcaggggagcgcaggaatagacgcatgtcattatttcaaatggggctgtactcactcaggcgcgtgtaggcgccgaacgcaggaaaaatgcagcatgttgtgtctcaacctgcgttcggcgcctacacgcgcctgagtgagtacagccccatttgaaataatgacatgcgtctattcctgcactaccctgcggctgaacgccaaaaaacgaaacgcaggggagcgcaggtcagaacgccagtgagtaagagccctaaaagcaCTTAATTCTGTATACAGCACCTGTGTGAAGCAACACCAGCACTGCTCGGTTGGCTGGTttacaaaagcttttttttttctgtgtgtggtTACGATTAAACCTAGAAAATCTCTGTACAAAATCAGCAGTAAATTCAAGGTACAAATACCTTCATGTAATTCTTTCCTCAGCTTTTCTGCATCCTCTTGGAGCACAGATTTTTGTGTATTTAGGACGGCTACATACATTTCCAAGTCAGTTCTGCAGGACTTTTCTGCCTCAAGATAATGGTTCACCTCTTTCAtctgacaaataaaaatataacaagtgtaaaaaaaaaaaaacataaaaacagccTGCAACACATATGGTACATAATGGAAGTTATGCAGAAGGGCCTATTTTATTGTAAAGTAATTTTATATGGGCATCATTTACAAGTACTAatataaaatgtagcaaattCATTAGACATACAACCTCTGCACAAGCAGGTTTCATAATTGAGAAATCATGAATTGACAAAGTAAAAACGAAGCAGCTAGGCAATATCAGAATAGGACTGCTAGCATGTTCTTTTCAGATATAAATTTGAGAACAAGGGACCTACAGCTGTGAAAAGCAAGGGGGAACTTTGAGAATATTCTTGGGGAAGACTACCACTCAGTACTTTGTACCATTCAGGTTGCATAGAGATGTATGCTGGCTGCCAATGTAGAATTTATCATGCCCCAAACATGTCTAATGTATGATTCTCTAGCTGCAAAGGAGAGCATGCAGATCTAGAAATTTAGGCAAAACACAAGTAATAGATTTATTTTAGCTGAAACcttgtaacagaaaaaaataaaaactaatataAGCAACCAAAGATGTAAAGTCAGTGTGAAAAAAAGTATGTCAAAGATTTAGTGAAACATAAAAATGAACAGGAATAGAAGTAGATTTTTTACATAGGTTATGCAACCTTTGATGCCTCTAGGTCCTTTATCTTTTCTTCAGCTTCTATCAACTTTTCTTTTAAAGTGCCAATCTCTTTTTCCATGGGCATCACTACAGAGCGAAGCTTTTCTGCATCTTCTTGGGCCTGTAGTGGAAACAAATGTAGCATGTACTAGTGTCTCGTGTACTCCACTTATCTAATCTGTCTTTTTATCACAAATGATTTTGCAATGTTTCACACATAATTAGCATGCAACACATTCTCTGAGTCACCGCTCTGCCCTTTGACTTCACCACTGCTTCATTGCTACATGCTTTTGTTCCTTCATgcacattaaagctggccatagatgttgagatcagatccttatcgtgagaccacgattttctcggaacgatcgtacgaatttaccatcaactaaaaagaccaagggagctgcctgcttgaccctgcagacatagatagattgcactgggaccgacatagattttttgacctggccgatcaatttcctgacagatgtcggccgaaaaatcgcaagatgtacgatcattcgaatcccgctaaccgcacgataatttcgaaggatttgtcggacttctctaaaattggtcgttcgagaagaatcgttgcgtctatggggaccttaacccACAGCCCATGTACACTCTTGACCCCTTTTCTCTTCCTTCATCTATAGCCCACTTCCCCAATCCTAATTATCCCATTAATGTCATTCACATtaagttagtatgttatagaataaccaattagtatgttatagaataaccaattcttggcaacttttcaattggtattctaTCTTtggcatttgtattatttgagtttttattctgattgtttccagctttcaaatgggggtcactaacccagcagccaaaaaactattgttctgttctacaattgtattataattaatcatttttattacttaaaggataactatacctcccgaacaatgtaggtctctataaaaagatattgcataaaacagctcatatgtaaaaccctgtttcatgtaaataaaccatttttataataatatacttttctaatagtatgtgccattgggtaatcataaataaaaaaaatttgccatttaaaaaaaataaaggccgcccccaGTGAttgtaggattcatggtgcacgcAAACAATCCAAACAATCTACAGTGgtatgaaaaactatttgcccccttccggatttcttattcttttgcatctttgtcacacaaaatgtttctgatcatcaaacacatttaactattagtcaaagatagtcaaagataacacaagtaaacacaaaatgcagtttttaaattagggtttttattatttagggagaaaagaaatccaaacctgtgtgaaaaagtaattgccccctgaacctaataactggttgggccacccttagcagcaataactgcaatcaagcgtttgcgataacttgcaacgagtcttttacagcactctggaggaattttggcccactcatctttgcagaattgttgtaattcagctttatttgagggttttctagcaggAACtccctttttaaggtcatgccacaacatctcaataggattcaggtcaggactttgactaggccactccaaagtcttcattttgtttttcttcagccattcagaggtggatttgctggtgtgttttgggtcattgtcctgctgcagcacccaagatcgcttcagcttgagttgacgaacagatggccggacattctccttcaggattttttggtagacagtagaattcatggttccatctatcacagcaagtcttccaggtcctgaagcagcaaaacaaccccagaccatcacactaccaccaccatattttactgttggtatgatgttctttttctgaaatgctgtgttacttttatgccagatgtaacgggatgcgcaccttccaaaaagttcaacttttgtctcgtcggtccacaaggtattttcccaaaagtcttggcaatcattgagatgttttttagcaaaattgagacgagccttaatgttctttttgcttaaaagtggtttgcaccttggaaatctgtttttgcccagtctctttcttatggtggagtcgtgaacactgaccttaattgaggcaagtgaggcctgcagttctttagatgttgtcctggggtcttttgtggcctctcggatgagttgtctctgcgctcttggggtaattttgatcggccggccactcctgggaaggttcaccactgttccatgtttttgccatttgtggataatggctctcactgtggttcgctggagtcccaaagctttagaaatggctttataacctttgaaattgaactcaggtgtgataaaccacagttaagttattttttaacaaggggggcaatcactttttcacacaggcccatgtagatttggagttttttttctcccttaataacgtaaaccttcatttaaaaactgcattttgtgttcaattatgttatctttgactaatagttaatggtttttgatAAGCAGAAAcattaagtgtgacaaacatgcaaaagaataagaaatcaggaagggggcaaatagtttttcacaccactgtatacttgttaggtcacatgagccaattaacagacagagttgtgtcttttgcttccacacttcttcctgttacagttatagtatttctggtcaggtgatctctgagtcagcacacagaccatcacaaaatggtggttcaaggcaagagatctaaaaggccaatatttacatAAGTatgtataccagtttggtaagattctttaatatgccacttaatttgatattaactatctgttgcttaaatattcattttgggggtaaagttgtcctttaactttttattcatgcctctcctattgatattttaGTCAAgtcatttggacccaagcaacaaaatagctgctgaaattgcaaacttgaaagCTACTgatcaaaaagtgaaataattcaaaaaccccaaattaaaaatgaagcacaactgcaaattgtctcagaatatcaccgtCTACAACATaccaaaagt
Proteins encoded in this region:
- the rabep1.L gene encoding rab GTPase-binding effector protein 1 isoform X2, translated to MAESGNVVRPDAALQQRVLELERDKAEFLRTKQLLEQEFNQKRAKFKELYMAKEEDLKRQQAVIQVAQEEIVQLNVQLTQSQAEMENIKAVATVSENTKQEAIDEVKKQWQEEVASLQAIMKDTVHEYELQFHHRLEQERAQWGQYRESVEREIAELRRRLSEGQQEENLENDMKKAQEDAEKLRSVVMPMEKEIGTLKEKLIEAEEKIKDLEASKMKEVNHYLEAEKSCRTDLEMYVAVLNTQKSVLQEDAEKLRKELHEVCHLLEQERQQHNQLKHTWQKANDQFLESQRLMMQDMKRMEAVLTTEQLRQVEESKKKNQVEEQRTRKRKEKETVQKEEECRKVILEESLPNLKQEELLNSLHSSIHSLDTDIMLHEGDSFNKQDDLFKDGLRRAQSSDSLGASGPMQTKTLGYNNKAKSAGNLDESDFGPLVGADSVSENFDTSSLGSLHMPSGFMLTKDQEKAIKAMTPEQEETASLLSSVTQTLECTHVPPSGYRLVSETEWNLLQKEVQTAGNKLGRRCDMCSNYEKQLQGIQTQEAEIRDQVKKLQSMLRQINDQLEKTLKEKKDLEDYMKQNTEETSTQISTLTLRTNQSETLLADLQQAFMQAKRNIQDQMAVLMHSREQVSEELLRLQRDNESLQGKHSLHVSLQQSEHFSLPDTNEELQNLVLKYREDIISVRTAADHLEEKLKAEILFLKEQIQAEQCQKENIEDTLQIEIENCKEEIASTSSLKLELDRVKAEREQLETSLQEKTQELQNLQTLKDSLGDQLKKETGSKASLEQLVFEEKNKAQRLQTELDVSEQVQRDFVKLSQTLQVQLERIRQTESLEAIRAILNDTKLTDINQLPET
- the rabep1.L gene encoding rab GTPase-binding effector protein 1 isoform X1 — encoded protein: MAESGNVVRPDAALQQRVLELERDKAEFLRTKQLLEQEFNQKRAKFKELYMAKEEDLKRQQAVIQVAQEEIVQLNVQLTQSQAEMENIKAVATVSENTKQEAIDEVKKQWQEEVASLQAIMKDTVHEYELQFHHRLEQERAQWGQYRESVEREIAELRRRLSEGQQEENLENDMKKAQEDAEKLRSVVMPMEKEIGTLKEKLIEAEEKIKDLEASKMKEVNHYLEAEKSCRTDLEMYVAVLNTQKSVLQEDAEKLRKELHEVCHLLEQERQQHNQLKHTWQKANDQFLESQRLMMQDMKRMEAVLTTEQLRQVEESKKKNQVEEQRTRKRKEKETVQKEEECRKVILEESLPNLKQEELLNSLHSSIHSLDTDIMLHEGDSFNKQDDLFKDGLRRAQSSDSLGASGPMQTKTLGYNNKAKSAGNLDESDFGPLVGADSVSENFDTSSLGSLHMPSGFMLTKDQEKAIKAMTPEQEETASLLSSVTQTLECTHVPPSGYRLVSETEWNLLQKEVQTAGNKLGRRCDMCSNYEKQLQGIQTQEAEIRDQVKKLQSMLRQINDQLEKTLKEKKDLEDYMKQNTEETSTQISTLTLRTNQSETLLADLQQAFMQAKRNIQDQMAVLMHSREQVSEELLRLQRDNESLQGKHSLHVSLQQSEHFSLPDTNEELQNLVLKYREDIISVRTAADHLEEKLKAEILFLKEQIQAEQCQKENIEDTLQIEIENCKEEIDILEASTSSLKLELDRVKAEREQLETSLQEKTQELQNLQTLKDSLGDQLKKETGSKASLEQLVFEEKNKAQRLQTELDVSEQVQRDFVKLSQTLQVQLERIRQTESLEAIRAILNDTKLTDINQLPET